A window of Roseiflexus castenholzii DSM 13941 genomic DNA:
GAAAACGCTGCCGGACGCATAGCGTCGGGCAGGCAGGTGTAGAGCCGGGGCAGGCGCTCCGGTCGATCGTTCCAGGCGGAGTAGTGAAACTCATGCCCGCGCAGGGTTTCGCCCTTCTGCCAGAGCCAGGTGTCGCTCTCGGCGCGCACCGTTCGATAGCCGAGCGTCAAACGTGGCGTCATCACCGAGCGTCCGCCGAGTGCGCCGACCATCGGGAAGGCGCGCCCTTCGGCATCAATGATGGCGTCGGTCAAATACATCAACCCGCCACATTCGGCGTACACCGGCATTCCGGCGTCAACCGCTTTGCGAATGGCGCGCAGCAGAACGCGGTTGGCGCTGAGCGCTTCGGCATAGAGTTCGGGGAAACCGCCGCACAGATAGAGCGCCGCTGTTCCTTCGGGAAGCGTTGTGTCGCGCAGCGGGCTAAAGAAGGCGATCCGTGCGCCGGACGCGCGCAGCAGATCGAGATTCTCTTCGTAGAGAAAACTGAACGCCTCATCGCGCGCAACGGCGATTACCGGCTCACTGTCGCGCTCATTGCGCGCGAAGAGCGGCAGTGTGACGGCGCGATCATCGAGCGACGGCGCGGTGCGCGCCAGCGCAACGACCCGTTCCAGGTCAACGGTTGCTTCGATACGCGCGCGCACCTCGCGCAGCCACGCCTGCCAGCGTCCCGGCTCTGCCACCGGAATCAGTCCCAGATGACGCTCCGGCAATGTGAGCGTCTCGTCGCGCTGAAGAAAGCCGAGCACCGGTATGCCGACGCTTCCCTCGATAGCGTCCTGCACCATCCGTGCATGGCGCGAACTCCCAACCCGGTTGAGGATCACGCCCACAATCGTCGTCTGCGTGTCGAAATCGCGCAACCCGGCGACGATCGCGGCTGCGGTGCGCGCCATTGCCCGCGCATCGAGCACCATCACAACCGGTGTGGCGGTCAGGCGCGCGATATGCGCACTGCTGCCGGTGTCATCATCGCCGGAGTACCCGTCGAACAGCCCCATCACCCCTTCGATGATCGCTATGTCGGCGTCGGCGCTGCGCCGCGCCAGGACCCCGGCGATTTGATCCGGCGGCGTTAACCAGGCGTCGAGGTTGAAACAGGCGCGTCCGGCGGCAAGCGCATGGTACCCCGGATCGATGTAGTCCGGTCCGCATTTGAACGGCGCAACAATCAAACCGCGCGCCGTCAGCGCAGCGATCAATCCGGCGGTGATCGTCGTTTTGCCGCTGCCGCTCATCGGCGCGGCAAACAACAGACGCGGCAGAGCGGACATTATTCGTCCTCCCAGAACATATGGTGCGCTGGCGCACTCGCCGGGTCGAACCAGGCAAGGGTATCGGTCAGCGCCGCGACGGCGCCGACAACCAGGACGGCAGGGGGCGGCAAGTCGGCGCGCAGCTGCGCATCAAAAAGAGTTGCCAACGTTGCGCGAAGCACGCGCTGCTGCGCCGTCGTTCCGCGGCTGATCAACGCCGCCGGGGTGTGCGGGTCGCGCCCGGCGGCGATGAGGTTTGCGCAGACCACGTCGAGGCGGGTGAGCGCCATCAACACCACGAGCGTTGGCATGGCTGCAAGTGCATGCCAGTCGATGCCGCTGGCGGTTTCCGACGCTTCGTGCGCAGTGACCACCGCGAATGCCGATGCCACACGGCGCCTGGTCAGTGGTATGCCCGCGTATGCAGGCACGCCAATTGCCGAAGAAACACCCGGCACAACTTCATACGGCAGACCGGCAGCGACGAGCGCCTCCGCTTCTTCGGCGACATGCCCAAAGACGGACGGATCGCCCCCCTTCAACCGCACGACCTGCAACCCATCGCGCACCAGGCGCACCAGCAATTCATTGATCCCTTCCTGACGAAGCGCGTGATGCCCCGGACGCTTGCCGACGAAGATGCGCTCGGCGCGCGGCGGCGCTTCCTCAAGGAGTTCAGGCGCAATCAGGCGATCATAGAGCACCGCATCAGCCTGACGAAGCACGGTCAGTCCGCGAACCGTGATCAGGTCGGCGCGACCAGGACCGGCGCCGACCAGGTATGCTTTGCCGGTCATAGCATGTCTTTCTTTTGTGTCACAGCGCACCCCCATGGGCGTCCTGGACGGTTGCGGTGGGCGCCCCTATAGGGGCATCCCTACCGGTGACCTTCGATGTTCAGCGATTGTCCCAGCCACTGCGCAATCGCATCGCGCAGGGCGGCGGCGCGCGCGGGGGCTGCGCCGCCGCTACTCACAGCAATCGTTACACCGCCGGATCGATAGACGGCGGGTACGTGAAAGCATCCCTCCTCCGGTGCATCCGCGACGTTGCAGAGGATTCCTGCGACCGCAGCGTCGCGCGCAATCCGGGAGTTGACGCTGCGATCACTGGTGGCAGCGAATGCCAGCAATGCCCCCGCGAGATCGCCTTGCGTATATGCGCGCTGATCCCAGGTGATCCGTCCCGCTTCTGCCCACGCTGCCAGTTGCGGCGTAGCGGTCGGGCTGA
This region includes:
- the cobA gene encoding uroporphyrinogen-III C-methyltransferase is translated as MTGKAYLVGAGPGRADLITVRGLTVLRQADAVLYDRLIAPELLEEAPPRAERIFVGKRPGHHALRQEGINELLVRLVRDGLQVVRLKGGDPSVFGHVAEEAEALVAAGLPYEVVPGVSSAIGVPAYAGIPLTRRRVASAFAVVTAHEASETASGIDWHALAAMPTLVVLMALTRLDVVCANLIAAGRDPHTPAALISRGTTAQQRVLRATLATLFDAQLRADLPPPAVLVVGAVAALTDTLAWFDPASAPAHHMFWEDE
- a CDS encoding cobyrinate a,c-diamide synthase, producing the protein MSALPRLLFAAPMSGSGKTTITAGLIAALTARGLIVAPFKCGPDYIDPGYHALAAGRACFNLDAWLTPPDQIAGVLARRSADADIAIIEGVMGLFDGYSGDDDTGSSAHIARLTATPVVMVLDARAMARTAAAIVAGLRDFDTQTTIVGVILNRVGSSRHARMVQDAIEGSVGIPVLGFLQRDETLTLPERHLGLIPVAEPGRWQAWLREVRARIEATVDLERVVALARTAPSLDDRAVTLPLFARNERDSEPVIAVARDEAFSFLYEENLDLLRASGARIAFFSPLRDTTLPEGTAALYLCGGFPELYAEALSANRVLLRAIRKAVDAGMPVYAECGGLMYLTDAIIDAEGRAFPMVGALGGRSVMTPRLTLGYRTVRAESDTWLWQKGETLRGHEFHYSAWNDRPERLPRLYTCLPDAMRPAAFSEGAVLNNTLASYIHIHFLACPQAAQRFVAAAAAWQKGARL